TACACGCTGGGCGCCGACTTCTCGGGTGAGGTGGTGGTGGATTACTCGCGCATGCAGGTCAATCCGCATTCCAAGTACAACAACAGCTTCAGCAACTTTTCCGACGGCTATTCCTACGTGCTCGGCGAGCGGATCGGCATCGAGCACAACATCAACTGGCGCTTCGACGACACCCACCGCGTGCAGGCCGGCCTGGGCTACCAGAAGCACTACGCGATCGAAACCGCGTCGCTGCCCGCGCCGTATGACACCGACCGCGGCAAGTCCGAGCAGGGCTACGTCTATCCGAACACGACGATTCCGATGCAGATCTACGACGCCGCGTTCGAGAACGTGTCGATGTACGCCCAGCTGCAGTCGGAATGGGATGAGGCGTTCTCGACCATGGTCGGCCTGCGCATGGACCGCCATTCCGACTACGGGCAGACGGTGAACCCGCGCCTCGGCGCCGTATGGCGGGTCAATCCGCAGCATGTGCTGAAGTTCCTGTACGGCGAGGCCTTCCGCGCGCCGTCGCCGGAAGAATCGCTGAGCGCCTTCGGCATTTTCGACGGCTCGATGTCGAACGGGCTGTACGTCGGCCGCGGTTTCCGCGTGCCCAACTTCAACCTGGATCCGGAAGAAGCGCGCACCACCAGCCTGACCTGGGACTGGCGGCCGCAGGCCAACCTCAACTTCGTCGCCAACCTCTACCACAGCCGGATCGAGAACCTGATCGTCACCCGGCCCTCCACCCAGGTGGACGCGATCCCCGGCGCGGTGCTGATCAACCCCGAAACCAAGGGCAACGCCGGCGTGCAGCGCCACTACGGCCTCGACCTGATGGCGCAGTGGCGCTTCAAGATCGACGAAGCCTGGTCGGGCGACCTGTGGGGCAGCGCAAGCTGGATCCGCGGTCGCATCGACGAAGGCGACGGCGTGGAATGGGAGATTTCGCACGTAGCCGAGCGCAAGCTCAAGCTCGGCACCACCTTGCGCTACCGCGACCGCCTGAGCCTCACCACCCAAGTGCTGGCGATGGGCGACACCACCAACGGCCGCCGCCGGGCCCCTGCGCCCTCGCTGCAGCTGGCGCAGACCTGTGACGCCGACGGCGCACCGGAACGCTGCCGGACCGACGGCTACACCGTGGTCAATTTCCACGCCGGCTGGCACAAGCTGTTCGACGGCCGCGCGACCCTGTGGCTGGACATCTACAACCTGTTCGACACCCGCTACTACGCCGCCCACGGATCGGGCAGCCGCACCTTCTGGGACATGCCGCAGCAGCCCCGCACCTCGATGATCTCGCTTGAATACCGGTTCTGAGCGGCTGGCATGCACGTTTCCGTATTGACGAGGCCGATCCTGCTGCGCGTGCTGTTCGCGCTCGCCTGTCTGGCCGCGGTGCTGGCACCGCCCTGCCTGGCGGATGCACCGGCAGCGCCCGCGCCGGTGCCCGAGTACGCGCTGAAAGCCGCGCTGTTCTTCAAGCTGCCGCCCTTCGTGTACCGCCCCGACACCGACCGCACCACGCCGCTGACGATGTGCATCCTGGGCAGCAACCCGTTCGGCAATGCGCTCGACCGCCTCGCCAGCGCCACGATCGACGGCCGCCCGGTGCGCATCCGCCGCCTCGACGCCGGGCGCGACGCCGGCAGCTGCGAATTCGCCTTCGTCAGCCGCAGCGAGGCCGACGATCTCGACGCGACCCTGCGCCGGCTGGCGATGCACCCAGTGGTCACCGTGTCGGACATCGACGGCTTCGCGCGCGCCGGCGGCATGGTCGAGTTCGCCCTCGGCAGCGAAGGTTCGATCGCCATCCTGATCAACCGGAGCGCGGGCCAGCGCCTCGGCATCGAGTTCAACGCGCAGCTGCTGCGCCTTGCCCGCGTGGTGGTGCCATGAAAGGTTCCGCGCGCCTGAGCGATCTGCTGCACCCCGAAACCATCCGCGGCAAGCTGATGGTGCTGTCGGTGACCGGGCTGCTGATCGGCGTGGTGCTGGTGTTCGCGCTCATCGTCTATCAGCAGCAACGGCTGATCCGCAACGAATGGGCGGACTCGCTGAACGCTCAGGCCCGTCTGATCGCCACCAACAGCGAAGCGGCGCTGGCCTTCCAGGACCGCAGCGAGGCCGCCCGCCTGCTCGCCGCGGTGCAGTCCAACCCCTTCATCCTGCGCGCCCGCCTGCTGGTGGGGCCGGATGGAGCGGTATTCGCCCAGTACGACCGGGGCGATGCCGACCCGATTCCCGACATGCCGGACGCAGCCGGCGACGGCGGCGCCCACTTTGCGGAAGGCTGGCTGATCGTGCAGTCGCGGGTGCGCACCGGCGACGGCAGCGACGCGCGGGTGGAGCTGGTCGCCTCGCTCGAATCCATGCGCCAGACCGAATGGAACCTGGCGCTGGAGACCGGCACCATGCTGCTGCTGGCGCTGGTGCTGTCGCTGTGGCTCGCCGGCCGCATGGCGCACCGGCTGTCGGCACCGGTCGAGCGCATCAGCGCGCTGCTGCAGCGGATGTCCTCCAACGCGGCGCTGGACGAGCGCCTGCAGGTGCAGGGCAACGACGAGATCGCGCGCCTCGCGCACGGCCTCAACACGCTGATCGACACGCTGCAGGCGCGCGACCGCGAACTCAACGACTACCGCCAGCACCTCGAGGAACTGGTCGAGCAGCGCACCCGCCAGCTGTCGATCGCCACTGCCGAGGCGCAGCAGGCCAGCCGCGCCAAGTCCGACTTCCTGGCGCGCATGAGCCACGAGATCCGCACCCCGATGAACGCGGTGATCGGCCTTACCCACCTCGCGCTGCGCACCGAGCTGAGTCCGCAACAGCGCGACTACCTGCGCAAGATCCGCGGCTCCTCGCAGGCCCTGCTCGGCATCATCAACGACATCCTCGACTTCTCGAAGATCGAAGCCGGCAAGCTGCGGCTGGAGCAGATCCCGTTCACGCTGCACGACGTCATCGACAACCTCAGCAACATCGTCACCGTGAAGGCGGCCGAAAAAGGCTTGGACGTGCTGCTCGCGATTGACCCCGCGATTCCCGACCGCATGCGCGGCGACCCGCTGCGGCTGAGCCAGATCCTGATCAACCTCGGCACCAATGCGGTGAAATTCACCGAGCGCGGCGAAGTGGTGGTGGATTGCCGTCTGATAGACAAGACCGAGGACTGCGTGCGGGTGCGCTTCTCGGTCACCGACACCGGCATCGGCATCAGCGCCGCGCAGCGCGGGCTGCTGTTCCAGTCCTTCCACCAGGCCGACGGCTCGATCACGCGGCGCTTCGGCGGCACCGGGCTGGGGCTGGCGATCTCGAAACAGCTGATCGAGATCATGGAGGGTTCGCTCGAAGTTGCCAGCGAACCGGGGGAAGGCAGTACATTCTCGTTTGTCATCCCGTTCGGCACCGTGGCCGGCGCGCGCGAGCGGCATTACCTGGCGCCGGAAGAACTGCGCCACAAGCCCATCCTGGTGGTGGATGACAACCCGACCGCGCGCGCGATGCTGCGCACGATGATCGAACACTTTCACTTTGTCGCGGATACGGCCGCCAGTGGAGAAGAAGCCATTCTGAAGATCAGGGAAGCCGGCGAGCAGGGCTACGCCGTGGTGCTGATGGACCGCGACATGCCCGGACTGGACGGCATCGAAGCCGCGCGCCGCATCAAGCTCGACCTGAGCCTGCCCACGCCGCCGCGCATCCTGCTGATGGCCTCCTACACCAAGGACCATGCGCTGCAGGAAGCCGGGCACGGCGCCGGGCTGGACGGCATCCTCACCAAGCCGGTCGGCCCTTCCCTGCTGTTCAATTCGCTGCTCAAGGTGCTCGGCCACGCCCACCGCGTGGAACCGGAAGAGCCGCTGTTCGCCGACCAGCCGACGCAGGGCCTCGCCGGCATCCGCGGCGCGCGCGTGCTGCTGGTGGAAGACAACCCGATCAACCAGCAGGTGGCCACCGAGTTCCTCCGCCAGGCCGGCCTGCAGGTGGATCTGGCGGGCGACGGTTACGAAGGCGTGGACCGCGCGGTCGCCACCGCCTATGACCTGATCCTGATGGACGTCCAGATGCCCGGCATGGACGGGCTGGAAGCGACGCGCCGCATCCGCGCCCGCGACAGCCACACACCCATCGTTGCCATGACTGCGCACGCGCTCGATACCGACCGCGAGCGCAGCCGCGCGGCGGGCATGAACGGGCATCTCACCAAGCCGATCGACCCGGCGGAGCTGGAAACCACGCTGGTGCGCTGGATTCCCCCCGGCGTGCGCGCCCTGCCGGCCGACGCGCTGCCGGCCGCGGCCGACACCACGACGGAAGAACTGCCGGTGATCGACGCCCTCGACGGCGCCCAGGGGCTGAAGCGCGTGGGCGGATCGGCGCGCCTCTACCTGGACCTGCTGCGCGACTTCCTGAAGGGCCATGCGAGCGACGCCGAGCGCGTGGAGGCGCTGGTGGAAGGCGGCGACTGGGCCACTGCCGGGCGCGTGCTCCACACCTTCAAGGGCGTGGCCGCGGCACTCGGCGGCACCGAACTCGCCGCGCTCGCGGTGCGCGTCGAAGACGCGGTGCGCGAGCAGAACCGGGGCGCGGCAGTCGAAGCGCTGCCGCCCTTCACGCGGGCGCTCGGCAACCTGTGCGGCGCGCTGGCGGAACACTTTGCCCGCCACCCCGGAGGCGCGCCTGCGGCGTCGGCCTCGGTCGGCGCCACCGAGGGCCCCGACCTGCGGGAAGGACTGGAACAGGCGGCCGAACTGCTGCGCGCCGGCAATTCCCGCGCCGAACGCGTGGTGGCGTCGATCGCCCCCGCCGCGCATGCGCAAGGCCACGGCGGCGAGGTGGATGCGATCCTCGCCGCGATCGAGGACGTGGAATTCGATGCCGCACTGGCGCGCGTCAATGCGCTGCTGGCCCGATTCGAGAGGAATGGATGATGGTGGAACGCCACAGGATCCTCGTCGTCGACGACGAGCGCATCAACCGCAAGCTGCTCTCCGAACTGCTCGAGGAGCACCACGACGTCGTCATTGCCAAGAGCGGCGAGCAGGCGCTGGAGCGGGTACAGGCCGACAGCGCGGTGGACCTCATCCTGCTCGACGTGGTGATGCCCGGCATGAGCGGGCACGACGTGCTGCGCCGCTTGAAGGCGAGCGACGCCACCAAGGACGTTCCGGTGATCTTCATCACCTCGCTCAATTCGGTGGACGACGAAGAGATCGGCCTCGACCTCGGCGCCGCAGACTACATCACCAAGCCCTTCCATCCGGGCATCGTGCGGCTGCGGGTCGAAAACCACCTGCGCTTCGTGCGCCAGCGCAAGATCCTGGAAACGCTGGCCGGGCGCGATTGCCTGACGGAAATCGACAACCGCCGCCGCTTCGAGGAAGTGCTGGAACGCGAATGGCGCCGTGCCGGACGCGGCTCGGGGCCGATGTCGGTGGCGATCATCGACGTCGATTACTTCAAGCAGTACAACGACCACTACGGCCATGCGCGCGGCGACCAGGCGCTGAAGGCCGTCGCCAAGGCGCTGTCCGGCGGGCCCAACCGCGCGAGCGACTTTGTCGCGCGCTACGGCGGCGAGGAGTTCGTGATGCTGTTTCCCGGCACCCCCGCCGATGGCGCGCGCGAACTGGCGGAGTCGGTGCGGCACGCGGTCGCCTCGCTCGCAATCCCGCACGCGCACTCCGCGGTGGCGCCCCACCTGACGGTTTCGATCGGCGGCGCCACCAGCGACGACTACCAGTCGCCCGGCCACGCCCTCATCGAAGCCGCCGACACGATGCTGTACCGCGCCAAGGCCGAGGGCCGCAACCGCGTCCTCTGGCGCGACTGATCGGGGTTCGCGCCGTCGCCCCTGCCGGCGCGGCGTCCGCTTCCGGTATGCTCACGGCACCGCCCGGACCCGGAGCCACGCCGTGTCGAGAACGCGCCCGCCGTCTCTTCCCGCCCCCAGCGCAGACCGCGCCGGGGCGTGCATGCGGGCGCGACCGGGCAGCGCCCCACGCGGTGGCCCCCGCCGGCTCCCCGCCACATGGGCGGCGATCCTGCTCTGCACGCTCGCGGCCTGCGGGTCCCGCCCGGGCGACGACAACACGCTGTCGCCGCGCGAACGGCAGGCCATCATCGCCGAGCTGGATCAGCTCGCCAGCCATCCCGGCCGCGGCGCCCCGCCGGCCACGATGCGGCACGCAACCCCGGCGCACATCGACGCGCTGCTCGCCACGCCCGAATTCCCTGCCCTGCCGTTCGAACTGAAACGCCAGGCGCTGGCGCTGGCCGGACGCGGCACCGCGCTCGACCTGGGGCGCCCCTCCGACGTATTGCAGCGGATGAGCAACTGGTTTCCGGAGCGCTTCGGCACACCCCAGGCGCGCAACGGACGCCTCGCCAGTGCCGCCAACGCCTTGTACGGCCCCTACCCCGACTGGACGCCCGAGGCCACCGCCTTCATGGCGCTGTGGGAATGCATGCCGCAGATCGCCTGGGAAACGCCGGACGCCAACCCCTTCCGCCAGCGCTGGAAGCACGACAGCTTCGCGCCGCTTGCCGCGGGCGCCTCCGGCCAGCGCGATTTCGGCTATTGCGTGTTCCACTGGAGCGGCGAGCCCGACCGTCTCGAGCGCGCGCTGCCCCGCCCCGACGCGGCCGCGCGCGCCGCGGCCATCGGCCAGCGCGCGGCACCCGTGTTGCAGGCGCGCTTCGACAGCTACCTGCAAGCCAACGGTTGCGCCGGCCGCGGACCGGACGATTGCGTGCTGGTGATGTGGATGTGGGCCGGACTCGCCGCCGGTGATCCCCGGCTGGCCGAAACCCTGCGCTGGCTGGAACCCGCGGTGCGCCCGAACGGCGAACCGCCGCCACTCAGCCGTCCGACGGAGGAATACGGGCCCGGCCCGCAACAGGAGGGCGAAGCGCGCTTCGACGAGGCGATCCGCAAGGCCGCCTTCCTGCGCAGCAAGCTGGTCTCGGTGTTGCAGGGCGGCGGGAACTGGCCGGCCGGCGCCCGTGCCCAGGCCTTCCTGCAACTGGCGCAGTTGCAAGCCTGGTTCGACGCCAATGTCGATGCACGGTGGCAGCCGCTCTACGCGCTGGCGCGCCAGCACGCCGCGCTCGACCCCTGGCGCGCGCTGGGTGAAGGGGCGGTCGATCGCGCGGCGCTGCTCGACGAACTGGAGGCGTTGCCGGCCGAGACCGACTGCGCGAGTCGGCAGCCGTGGTTCCGCCACGGCGGAGCGGCACTCGAAGCGGGCTACGCGCTGCGCGAACTCGGGCGGGCCGACGGCCTTGGCTGCGCGCGGCCGGACTGGACCTGGCTGCGGGACGACCCGGGCAGCGACGCCCACGCGCTGCGCGAGCGCTTTGTGCAGCTGGCCGGGCAGCCGGGGCGGGACTTCACCCACGAGATCATCCTGAACCAGTTGCTGCAAGGCTGCGCCGGACCTTCGCAGCCGGCGTGGGCGATCGAAGCCTGCACGCGTTGGATCTCGCCCGCGCCGGCATCCCTCCCGGCTGCCAGTCCGGCGGGGCAGCGTCGTGCGTCGCGCGGCGCCGCCGCGGTAAGCGCGCCGGCGATCGCACTTGCCACGCCCCCGCTTGGCACCGACCCCACGCCGGCAGCGTTCGCCGCGCAGGCGGAATGGCTGCGCCACCTCGCGGCGACGCTGAGCCACGCCGACCCCGCAGCGATGGAACCGGTGGCCGCGGACCTCGCCTTGCGCGGTGCCTTGATCCACGGCGCACAGCGCTGGCCGCTCGCGGCGGGTCATCTGGTCGAACTCGCGCTGTCACCCGGTGCGCCCGGAATCATCACCCACGGTCTGCAGCAGCAAGGCGGCCGCCTGCTGCTGTGGGTCGGCCCTCAGGGCGCGCGCCGGGTGGCGGTGCCGTCCCGCTTCGGCAGCGGCGGAAACGACGAAGGCCGGATCGCGGCCGTCACCGACCTGGACGGGGATGGCAACGCCGAGCTGTGGTTCGAACCGGCAACGCCCTGCGAGGACGGCGCCGCGGGCGACGCCTGCCCCGCCATGCCGCCGCGCATGGGCGAACTGCGGGACACGGTGCTGAGCTACTACCACGACGACAGCGCGCCCGCGCCTGCCCCTGAAAAGCGCCGCAGCGCGCGCCGCTAGGCGCAGCCGGATCAGCCGCCGACCACCTCGAACTCGACGCTGACGTTGTTGCGCGTCGCATGCGAATACGGGCAGATCTTGTAGTGCGCCTCCTGCACCAGCGCCGCGAGGTCGGCCTGCGGCAGGCTGGTGTCCTCCACCCGCATCTTCACCGCCAGCCCGAAGCCGCCGCCGTCGCGCGGCCCGATCGACACCGCGCAGGTCACGGTCGCGCCGGTGGCGTCCTTCTTCTGCTGCTTGGCGACGAAGTCGATCGCGCCGCCGAAGCACGCGGCATAGCCCGCCGCGAACAGGTCTTCCGGCGTGGTGGTGCCCTCCTTGCCGGGACCGCCCATCTCCTTGGGTACGGAAAGATCGACGCTGACCCGCCCGTCCGAAGAGCGGGTGTGGCCGTTGCGGCCCCCTTTGGCGGTCGCGGTGGCAGTGAAAAGCGGCTTGATCGTATCCATGCGGGCGTCTCCGGTGATGGGTGGGGCAGTGCCGCGGACGGGCGCCGCGGTTCGTTCCTGAACGGATAGATCACACCCCTCGGCGAGTCAATCGGCGTTACCGGCCGCAACGCCTGAAAGCGCCTTACTTCGCCACCACCGGAATGCCACGCAAGGCCTCTGCCCCCCGCGGGGCCTGCGCCAGCAGATGCGCGATGGTCGCGCCGTGCGCCACATCGACGCCGAGCGTGTGCAGCAGCACCCGTTCGCGCTGCTTCACCGTGCCCAGGTTGGCAAGCTTGACCGGGCCGAAACCGCGCACGCCTTCGGCCAGCCCGGCGAATTCCACCGCCGCGTCCACTGTGTCGGCCGCCAGCCGCGGCAGCAGCGCTTCGATGGCGCGGGCGTAGTCGGCGGCGAGTTCGCGTTCCATGCGGCGTTCCTCGCTGCGGCCGAGGAGGTCGAACGCAGTGCCGCGCAAGCCCCTGGCGGCGGCGAGCAGGCGCAGCAGCGGCAGCAGCCGCGGACCGAAGTCCATCTTCTTCGGCCGGCCGTTGGGGCCGGGCTTGGCGAGCAGCGGCGGCGCCATGTGGAACTGCAGGCGGTAGTCGCCTTCGAACTGCGCCTCCAGCGCCTGACGGAAGCGGCCGTCGGTGTAGAGCCGGGCGACTTCGTATTCGTCCTTGTATGCCAGCAGCTTGCCGTAGGTGCGCGCCACCACCGGCGCGAGGCGCAGCGGCGCGTCGGCGCCAAGGGCCTTGCGCTCGGCGGCGGCCACCTTGTCGATGAAGGCGGTGTAGCGCGCGGCATAGGCGGCGTTCTGGTAGCCGGTGAGATGGGCCGCGTGCAGCGCGACGATGGCTTCCAGGCTGTCGGCGACCTCGAGCTGCGCAAGCGGCCCGGCGGCGAGCGCCGCCAGCGCCTCGGCGCCGGCCGCGGCCAGACGGCCGATGCGGAAGGCGCTGCGGTTCATCGCCACGGCGACGCCGTTGAGTTCGATGGCGCGGTCGAGCGCGGCGAGCGACACCGGGATCAGCCCGCGCTGCCAGGCGTAACCCATCAGCAGGATGTTGGCGCCCATGGTGTCGCCGAGGAAGCGCGCGCACAGCGCCTGCGCGTCGCAGGTGTCGAGCCGGTCGTCGCCGGCGGCGTAGCGCATCTTGGCGAGCAGCGCATCGACGTGCAGGTCGGCGTCCGGGTCCTGCACGAAGCGCGCGGTCTGGATCTCGTGCACGTTGGCGACGATGCGGGTGCGGCCGTGGCGGGCGGTGAGCAGCGCGTCGTTGCTGGCGCCGACCACGAGGTCGCAGGCGAGGATGGCGTCGGCCTGCTGGGCGTCGATGCGCACCTGGTTGAGCACGCTGGCGTCAGCGCCCAGGCGCACGAAGGACAGCACCTGCCCGCCCTTCTGCGCGAAGCCCATGAAGTCCAGCACCGAGGCGCTCTTGCCTTCGAGGTGGGCGGCCATGGTGATGAGCGCGCCCACGGTGACCACGCCGGTGCCGCCGACGCCGGTCACCAGCAGGTCGTAAGGCGCATCCCAGCACCAGGCCCGGGGCAGCGGCAGCGTGCCAACCAGTTCGTCCAGCCGGCCGGCGTCGAAGGCCGGGCCGGTGGGCTTCTTCAGGCTGCCGCCGAGCACCGACACGAAGCTGGGGCAGAAACCGTTCACGCAGGAATAGTCCTTGTTGCAGCTCGACTGGTCGATGGCGCGCTTGCGGCCGAAAGGCGTGTCGACCGGCACGATGGAGAGGCAGTTGGACTGCTTGCCACAGTCGCCGCAGCCTTCGCACACCGCGTCGTTGATGAAGATGCGCCGCGCCGGGTCGGGATAAGCCTGCTTCTTGCGGCGGCGACGCTTCTCGGCGGCACAGGTCTGGTCGTAGATCAGCACGGTCACGCCCTTCACCTCGCGCAGCTCGCGCTGCACCGCGTCGAGTTCGGCACGATGGTGGAAAGAAGTGCCGCGCGGGAACAGGCCTTCGTGGCCGTCGTACTTTTCCGGCTCGTCGCTCACCACCGCCACCCGGCGCGCGCCCTCGGCCTCCACCTGGCGGGCGATGGCATCGACGGTGACCGTGCCGTCCACCGGCTGGCCGCCGGTCATCGCCACCGCATCGTTGTAGAGGATCTTGTAGGTGACGTTGGTGCCTGCGGCGATCGCCTGGCGGATGGCGAGGAAGCCGGAGTGGAAATAGGTGCCGTCGCCGAGGTTCTGGAACACGTGCGGGGTGCGGGTGAAGGCGGAATGCGCGACCCAGTCCACGCCCTCGCCGCCCATCTGGATCAGCCCGGTGGTTTCGCGGTCCGGCATCCACGAGGCCATGAAGTGGCAGCCGATGCCAGCCTGCGCGTGCGAGCCCTCCGGCACCTTGGTCGAGGTGTTGTGCGGACAGCCGGAACAGAAGTACGGCACCCGGCGCACGCCGTCGGCCTCGTTGGAGAGCAGCGGCGGCGGGGTGAAGTCGGTGACGTGCTCGACCACGTGGGCGCGCTGCTCGATCTCCGGCCGGTGGGCGGCAAGCCAGGCGGCGATGACCGGGATCACCCGCGACGGCCGCAGCTCGCCGAGCGCGGACAGCAGCGGCGCGCCGTCGCGGCCGCTCTTGCCGATCACCAGCGGCCGCTCGGCCGGGTCGGCGTTGTAGAACAGCTCCTTGATCTGGCGCTCGATCACCGGGCCCTTTTCCTCGACGACGAGGATTTCCTTCAGTCCGGTGGCGAAGGCGCGCATGCGGCCGGTTT
Above is a window of Azoarcus olearius DNA encoding:
- a CDS encoding TonB-dependent receptor plug domain-containing protein, with the translated sequence MAGWLALACLAPLNARAAVAESDFDKLMALSLTELIETPIITASRQSETRDQTPSHIIVVTREQIRERRYKNLADLLEDMPGVDFQRGTKSSQYNQFAVQGSLGPHRLVVMLDGVRIGHPSGGNMPIAENLALYHAKQVEFLYGPAAALYGADAVSGVINIITDRGSRGAGSWVEVGAGDFDTQETSFMAGYSGERMAFTVGGHRQRSDRAPLDRYYPNDFRKVDADPDSQRVVPAAEREGYVGDISSNSLFARLDLGDDLTFGFYRNVFRSLTSTGDPPATALYLRDSQWTTTSETTYGKYRYTLGADFSGEVVVDYSRMQVNPHSKYNNSFSNFSDGYSYVLGERIGIEHNINWRFDDTHRVQAGLGYQKHYAIETASLPAPYDTDRGKSEQGYVYPNTTIPMQIYDAAFENVSMYAQLQSEWDEAFSTMVGLRMDRHSDYGQTVNPRLGAVWRVNPQHVLKFLYGEAFRAPSPEESLSAFGIFDGSMSNGLYVGRGFRVPNFNLDPEEARTTSLTWDWRPQANLNFVANLYHSRIENLIVTRPSTQVDAIPGAVLINPETKGNAGVQRHYGLDLMAQWRFKIDEAWSGDLWGSASWIRGRIDEGDGVEWEISHVAERKLKLGTTLRYRDRLSLTTQVLAMGDTTNGRRRAPAPSLQLAQTCDADGAPERCRTDGYTVVNFHAGWHKLFDGRATLWLDIYNLFDTRYYAAHGSGSRTFWDMPQQPRTSMISLEYRF
- a CDS encoding YfiR family protein, with translation MHVSVLTRPILLRVLFALACLAAVLAPPCLADAPAAPAPVPEYALKAALFFKLPPFVYRPDTDRTTPLTMCILGSNPFGNALDRLASATIDGRPVRIRRLDAGRDAGSCEFAFVSRSEADDLDATLRRLAMHPVVTVSDIDGFARAGGMVEFALGSEGSIAILINRSAGQRLGIEFNAQLLRLARVVVP
- a CDS encoding response regulator: MKGSARLSDLLHPETIRGKLMVLSVTGLLIGVVLVFALIVYQQQRLIRNEWADSLNAQARLIATNSEAALAFQDRSEAARLLAAVQSNPFILRARLLVGPDGAVFAQYDRGDADPIPDMPDAAGDGGAHFAEGWLIVQSRVRTGDGSDARVELVASLESMRQTEWNLALETGTMLLLALVLSLWLAGRMAHRLSAPVERISALLQRMSSNAALDERLQVQGNDEIARLAHGLNTLIDTLQARDRELNDYRQHLEELVEQRTRQLSIATAEAQQASRAKSDFLARMSHEIRTPMNAVIGLTHLALRTELSPQQRDYLRKIRGSSQALLGIINDILDFSKIEAGKLRLEQIPFTLHDVIDNLSNIVTVKAAEKGLDVLLAIDPAIPDRMRGDPLRLSQILINLGTNAVKFTERGEVVVDCRLIDKTEDCVRVRFSVTDTGIGISAAQRGLLFQSFHQADGSITRRFGGTGLGLAISKQLIEIMEGSLEVASEPGEGSTFSFVIPFGTVAGARERHYLAPEELRHKPILVVDDNPTARAMLRTMIEHFHFVADTAASGEEAILKIREAGEQGYAVVLMDRDMPGLDGIEAARRIKLDLSLPTPPRILLMASYTKDHALQEAGHGAGLDGILTKPVGPSLLFNSLLKVLGHAHRVEPEEPLFADQPTQGLAGIRGARVLLVEDNPINQQVATEFLRQAGLQVDLAGDGYEGVDRAVATAYDLILMDVQMPGMDGLEATRRIRARDSHTPIVAMTAHALDTDRERSRAAGMNGHLTKPIDPAELETTLVRWIPPGVRALPADALPAAADTTTEELPVIDALDGAQGLKRVGGSARLYLDLLRDFLKGHASDAERVEALVEGGDWATAGRVLHTFKGVAAALGGTELAALAVRVEDAVREQNRGAAVEALPPFTRALGNLCGALAEHFARHPGGAPAASASVGATEGPDLREGLEQAAELLRAGNSRAERVVASIAPAAHAQGHGGEVDAILAAIEDVEFDAALARVNALLARFERNG
- a CDS encoding diguanylate cyclase, which produces MMVERHRILVVDDERINRKLLSELLEEHHDVVIAKSGEQALERVQADSAVDLILLDVVMPGMSGHDVLRRLKASDATKDVPVIFITSLNSVDDEEIGLDLGAADYITKPFHPGIVRLRVENHLRFVRQRKILETLAGRDCLTEIDNRRRFEEVLEREWRRAGRGSGPMSVAIIDVDYFKQYNDHYGHARGDQALKAVAKALSGGPNRASDFVARYGGEEFVMLFPGTPADGARELAESVRHAVASLAIPHAHSAVAPHLTVSIGGATSDDYQSPGHALIEAADTMLYRAKAEGRNRVLWRD
- a CDS encoding organic hydroperoxide resistance protein, yielding MDTIKPLFTATATAKGGRNGHTRSSDGRVSVDLSVPKEMGGPGKEGTTTPEDLFAAGYAACFGGAIDFVAKQQKKDATGATVTCAVSIGPRDGGGFGLAVKMRVEDTSLPQADLAALVQEAHYKICPYSHATRNNVSVEFEVVGG
- a CDS encoding indolepyruvate ferredoxin oxidoreductase family protein gives rise to the protein MKAEAFPPQIRTDYRLSDSLQAMSGQIFLTGTQALVRLPLMQAALDAAAGRNTGGFISGYRGSPLGAYDQQLWKAKALLDANRIRFLPAVNEELGATAVLGTQQVEGDAERTVDGVFAIWYGKGPGVDRAGDALRHGNAYGASPHGGVLAVIGDDHGCVSSSMPHQSDFTLQAWGLPVLNPASVAEMLEFGLYGWALSRYSGCWVGLKAISETVESASTVDLDAIRTRFDSVPDFTPPATGLHYRWPDLPSLVIEQRLHAKLDAARAFAAANAIDKTICAAPQADIGIVSCGKAHLDLLEAFRRLGVSLADLEAAGIRFYKVGQSFPLETGRMRAFATGLKEILVVEEKGPVIERQIKELFYNADPAERPLVIGKSGRDGAPLLSALGELRPSRVIPVIAAWLAAHRPEIEQRAHVVEHVTDFTPPPLLSNEADGVRRVPYFCSGCPHNTSTKVPEGSHAQAGIGCHFMASWMPDRETTGLIQMGGEGVDWVAHSAFTRTPHVFQNLGDGTYFHSGFLAIRQAIAAGTNVTYKILYNDAVAMTGGQPVDGTVTVDAIARQVEAEGARRVAVVSDEPEKYDGHEGLFPRGTSFHHRAELDAVQRELREVKGVTVLIYDQTCAAEKRRRRKKQAYPDPARRIFINDAVCEGCGDCGKQSNCLSIVPVDTPFGRKRAIDQSSCNKDYSCVNGFCPSFVSVLGGSLKKPTGPAFDAGRLDELVGTLPLPRAWCWDAPYDLLVTGVGGTGVVTVGALITMAAHLEGKSASVLDFMGFAQKGGQVLSFVRLGADASVLNQVRIDAQQADAILACDLVVGASNDALLTARHGRTRIVANVHEIQTARFVQDPDADLHVDALLAKMRYAAGDDRLDTCDAQALCARFLGDTMGANILLMGYAWQRGLIPVSLAALDRAIELNGVAVAMNRSAFRIGRLAAAGAEALAALAAGPLAQLEVADSLEAIVALHAAHLTGYQNAAYAARYTAFIDKVAAAERKALGADAPLRLAPVVARTYGKLLAYKDEYEVARLYTDGRFRQALEAQFEGDYRLQFHMAPPLLAKPGPNGRPKKMDFGPRLLPLLRLLAAARGLRGTAFDLLGRSEERRMERELAADYARAIEALLPRLAADTVDAAVEFAGLAEGVRGFGPVKLANLGTVKQRERVLLHTLGVDVAHGATIAHLLAQAPRGAEALRGIPVVAK